In Phoenix dactylifera cultivar Barhee BC4 chromosome 11, palm_55x_up_171113_PBpolish2nd_filt_p, whole genome shotgun sequence, the following are encoded in one genomic region:
- the LOC120112370 gene encoding solute carrier family 25 member 44-like, producing MLDKSRFFLLGAVLFSAVSAALYPAVVLKTRLQVSHPLPPSACAAAAFILRHEGLHAFYRGFATSLAGTIPARALYMAALEVTKSAVGSAAFSLGLPEPAASAAAGAAAGLSAAVAAQVVWTPVDVISQRLMVQGCHLQGPKYLGGLDVFRKILSCDGIRGLYRGFGMSILTYAPSNAMWWASYYLSQRIIWGGLGYYYFSRQEEKGSNGGGGEMIRPGYGPVVVVQGVSAAMAGGAAAVVTMPLDTIKTRMQVMEGRMTIGRTVRTLMREGGWGACYRGLGPRWASMSVSATTMITTYEFLKRLSAKRQDGLAT from the coding sequence ATGCTGGACAAGTCGCGGTTCTTCCTCCTCGGCGCCGTCCTCTTCTCCGCCGTATCCGCCGCCCTCTACCCGGCGGTGGTGCTCAAGACCCGCCTCCAGGTCTCCCACCCCCTGCCCCCCTCCGCctgcgccgccgccgccttcaTTCTCCGCCACGAGGGCCTCCATGCCTTCTACCGCGGCTTCGCCACCTCCCTCGCCGGCACCATCCCCGCCCGCGCCCTCTACATGGCTGCCCTCGAGGTCACCAAGAGTGCAGTCGGCTCCGCCGCCTTCAGCCTCGGCCTCCCCGAGCCGGCTGCCTCCGCAGCTGCCGGCGCTGCCGCCGGCCTTagcgccgccgtcgccgcccaGGTGGTCTGGACCCCAGTCGACGTCATCAGCCAGCGACTCATGGTCCAAGGCTGCCATCTCCAAGGCCCCAAATACCTCGGCGGACTTGATGTCTTCAGAAAAATCCTATCTTGTGACGGAATTCGAGGTCTCTACCGGGGCTTTGGCATGTCCATCCTCACCTATGCCCCCTCCAATGCCATGTGGTGGGCTTCCTATTATCTGTCCCAAAGGATCATATGGGGTGGATTGGGGTACTACTACTTCAGCCGCCAAGAGGAGAAGGGGAGCAATGGTGGCGGCGGCGAGATGATAAGGCCGGGGTATGGGCCGGTGGTGGTGGTGCAGGGGGTGAGCGCAGCCATGGCAGGGGGAGCGGCGGCGGTGGTGACGATGCCGTTGGACACCATCAAGACGAGGATGCAGGTGATGGAGGGGCGGATGACGATCGGGCGAACGGTGAGGACCCTCATGAGGGAAGGAGGGTGGGGTGCATGCTACCGGGGCCTGGGGCCGAGGTGGGCCTCGATGTCGGTGTCAGCCACCACCATGATCACCACCTACGAGTTCCTGAAGCGGCTTTCTGCAAAGAGGCAGGACGGCTTGGCCACATGA